In one window of Eleutherodactylus coqui strain aEleCoq1 chromosome 10, aEleCoq1.hap1, whole genome shotgun sequence DNA:
- the FAM163B gene encoding protein FAM163B, producing MTAGTVVITGGILATVILLCIIAVLCYCRLQYYCCKKEDSEEDEEEPDFAVHSRFPPVHCNRNVVLANGPSIYTSPYNKKHQHCRSVCQGCSHNEPPAFLLHPPDEIRNGGERITYKTISQEEIELPVNLSNLQVLNPNRLSAMREAFSRSRSISTDV from the exons ATGACAGCCGGGACTGTGGTCATCACCGGTGGAATATTAGCAACTGTTATCCTTCTCTGTATTATCGCAGTTCTCTGCTATTGCCGGCTACAG TATTACTGCTGCAAGAAGGAGGACTCGGAAGAGGATGAGGAAGAACCAGATTTTGCCGTCCATTCCCGCTTCCCACCGGTACATTGCAACCGGAATGTAGTACTAGCCAATGGCCCGTCCATCTACACCTCCCCCTACAACAAGAagcatcagcactgcaggagcgTGTGCCAGGGCTGCTCGCACAATGAACCGCCAGCTTTCCTCCTCCACCCACCGGACGAGATCCGAAACGGCGGAGAACGCATCACCTACAAGACGATCAGCCAGGAAGAGATCGAACTGCCGGTTAATCTGAGCAATCTGCAGGTGCTCAATCCCAACCGCCTGTCTGCCATGAGGGAGGCTTTTTCCCGAAGCCGCAGCATCAGCACAGATGTGTAA